ATGGCTGCTGCTGAAACTTTAATAGCTTGGTTTATGCCTGCAAAAGAATTTAATAAAATTAAGTTTGAGATCGAAAATAAAGAGGTCTTTGATAGAATTCACAATGATCCCGACAAAGCATTATTATTTCTAGGTTTTCATTTTCACTGCTTAGAAATAGCTGGAAGATATGTGGGGAGTCAATATAAGCCTTTCACATTAGTTTATCAGAAGCATAATAATGAGTTAATGGAACAGGTTGTTACTTCAAGCAGGAAAAAGAATATTACAGAATGTTATGAAAGGACAAATTTACTTCCAATTATAAGAAGCCTAAAGAAGAAAATTACTTTATGGTATGCTCCGGATCAAGATTTTGAAGGCTTACATTCTACTTTTGTTCCCTTTTTTGACAAGGCATGTTCAACACTAGTAGTAACACCATGGTTAGTAAAAAATACTGATGCTGTAGTCGTCCCAATTTATTATACAAGAAATGAAGACTTATCAGGGTATAAAATTATTGTTTCTGATCCTATAGAAAACTTCCCTACTGATGAGGTAGAAGGAGCTAGATATACTAATGAAATTTTAGAAGGCTTTATTAGAAAAAATCCTGAACAATATCTATGGCAACATAGAAGATATAAAACTAGACCAGAAGGTGAAGAGTTTATATATTAGTTCTTTAGAGTTAGATTAAGATTTACTTTTTCATAGTTTTTTTAGTAAAAATCAAACTTTGTTTAATTGCAGCTGCCGTTAATTTTTCTTTATAATCTTTTTCGGCTTTTAAAGTGTCATCTAAACTTAATTCTAATAAAGTTTTCATAACTATTATTTCATCATATTCTATAAACATATCTCTTTGCGTATGATATAAATAGATTCTTGATGGATTTTTAGGAATAATTCTTTTGTCGTATACAACTATAACATCACCATATGAGCTATGTTGCATACCATACCAACTATTTTGTTTTTTAAAATTACGCATATATAACTCCATATTTTTTTATATAACTAATTTTCGATATACTCATCCGCCCATACCTTAAATTCTTTAAGCTTATTTAGCCCAAAAGAATTGCTTATTGGAACATCTGCAGCATCTCTACCTTTTGCAAGAGGTATTCTTCCTATTCGTCTTTTATTATTTCTGGGATCAAAAATATACCAACCACCATCAAGATATACTTCAATCCATGCGGCAAAATCCATAATTCCATGAGGTTTAGGCTCACCTATGTCACTTAAATAGCCAGTACAATAGCGTGCTGGAATATTTAAAGCTCGACAAAAAGCTATAGCAAGATGAGCATAATCACGACAAACACCAATTTTTTCATTGTATGCATCCCATGCTGTCCTTGTTGCACAAGCCTCATAATAGTCAAACTTAATTTGCTTATTTACAAAGTCACAT
This region of Francisella frigiditurris genomic DNA includes:
- a CDS encoding LpxL/LpxP family acyltransferase, which gives rise to MLNTFLKPKYWPVWFIVGFGRLYTRLPYKTQMKTAVVIGKMLKPFLKRRRDITIINLRIAFPEKNEKELKELVSKSFDSAYMAAAETLIAWFMPAKEFNKIKFEIENKEVFDRIHNDPDKALLFLGFHFHCLEIAGRYVGSQYKPFTLVYQKHNNELMEQVVTSSRKKNITECYERTNLLPIIRSLKKKITLWYAPDQDFEGLHSTFVPFFDKACSTLVVTPWLVKNTDAVVVPIYYTRNEDLSGYKIIVSDPIENFPTDEVEGARYTNEILEGFIRKNPEQYLWQHRRYKTRPEGEEFIY
- a CDS encoding transglutaminase-like domain-containing protein: MKIQIGYEIVYDCAKTTPMILALHPYPNLETPDCLITIPAISQITNYIDNYGNKLSRLVLPEGETKIFSNLIVNDSGISDLENVSAGQVPVEELPDEILIYLLGSRYCETDLFYDLAWDLFGKLPAGWECVQGICDFVNKQIKFDYYEACATRTAWDAYNEKIGVCRDYAHLAIAFCRALNIPARYCTGYLSDIGEPKPHGIMDFAAWIEVYLDGGWYIFDPRNNKRRIGRIPLAKGRDAADVPISNSFGLNKLKEFKVWADEYIEN